A window from Salmo trutta chromosome 29, fSalTru1.1, whole genome shotgun sequence encodes these proteins:
- the LOC115166836 gene encoding zinc finger protein 436, producing MSKLHSLNAFLTARLTAAAVDIFGAVEKTITAYQEEVSRSKVENDHLRKLLLDFGFKPDRESQRADLQQLTVSVSGEEVPSKQEWSDQEDTESIFIPPCVESASDQGSPQSSYLYQIGKNSKRDSLPTNSTEPIKTNHDGEDYGALESTNNSQTMSKSKHTQAKKGQSPLDTGTTSELKAPMRAHTGDRPYKCPVCRKRFTNKNHLKTHQRIHTGERPHWCKECGKCFSRKGDLGTHMRTHTGEKPYQCSVCGKSFRRNRLNEHMRVHTGERPYRCADCEKGFISVSDLKRHQRIHTGEKPFRCDSCGKCFSQMTTLKKHMRTVHKKVELQSNEESPDPC from the exons ATGTCTAAACTACATTCGTTGAATGCGTTTCTTACTGCCCGATTAACTGCGGCGGCTGTGGATATATTTGGGGCAGTGGAGAAGACTATAACAGCGTACCAGGAAGAAGTCTCCAGATCAAAAGTGGAGAACGACCATCTACGGAAGCTGTTGCTAGATTTCGGTTTCAAACCTGATAGAGAATCACAAAGAGCAG ACCTCCAGCagctcactgtctctgtctctggagaGGAGGTTCCCTCTAAGCAGGAGTGGAGTGATCAAGAGGACACAGAGTCCATATTCATTCCCCCCTGTGTGGAAAGTGCCAGTGATCAGGGCTCACCCCAGAGCTCATACCTTTACCAAATTGGGAAGAACAGCAAGAGAGACTCCCTTCCCACCAACTCAACAGAACCGATCAAAACCAATCATGATGGAGAGGACTACGGGGCATTAGAATCAACCAATAACTCTCAGACCATGTCAAAGTCAAAACATACACAGGCAAAGAAAGGACAAAGTCCTCTTGACACTGGGACAACCAGTGAGCTGAAAGCACCAATGAGGGCTCACACAGGTGATAGACCATACAAGTGCCCTGTGTGCAGGAAAAGGTTTACTAATAAGAACCATTTAAAAACGCATCAGAGAATTCACACAGGGGAGAGGCCACATTGGTGCAAAGAATGTGGCAAGTGCTTCAGCCGCAAGGGGGACCTGGGGACACACATgaggactcacacaggagagaaaccctaccaGTGCAGCGTTTGTGGCAAAAGCTTCAGGCGAAACCGACTGAATGAGCATATGAGGGTACACACAGGGGAAAGACCCTATCGGTGTGCCGACTGTGAGAAGGGCTTTATTTCAGTAAGTGACCTAAAACGCCACCAGCGCATTCACACGGGAGAAAAGCCGTTTAGGTGCGACAGTTGCGGAAAATGCTTCAGTCAGATGACAACCTTGAAAAAACATATGAGGACTGTTCATAAGAAGGTTGAGTTGCAGAGCAATGAGGAAAGCCCAGATCCCTGCTAG